A window of the Azospirillum formosense genome harbors these coding sequences:
- a CDS encoding ABC transporter substrate binding protein, producing the protein MSLSRRTVLTGALSAGTLLAGAAPSFAQSSFGPAARTFTAAKPARIVVLTPRKDVGDVLGLRDFIASSGLSATVEVREVPQASAMPTLLPEIRASKPDLVVTVFTPLTLGTVGRYDDPDPSRFLTDVPVVFTSVTDPVASRVVRALDRPGRAVTGTRHIAPVAVQMKTMLSYRRWKKIAAVYNPAEDNMVVAVRDLKEEAARQGVEIHDAALPRDAAGAPQAAAIPDLIADAARAGAELVYIGPDTLVASNNNAVVAEQALAHRLATFCSTELPIRRANLLMGLVSPAVNVGRFAGLKAVEILTGAKPADTIPVETLNRFSLLLRIGAAKQLDLYPPMRLLNIAEIVQDA; encoded by the coding sequence ATGAGCCTGTCCCGCCGCACCGTCCTGACGGGCGCCCTGAGCGCCGGAACTCTGCTGGCCGGGGCCGCGCCGTCCTTCGCGCAATCCTCCTTCGGTCCGGCGGCCAGGACCTTCACCGCCGCCAAGCCGGCGCGCATCGTCGTGCTGACCCCGCGCAAGGATGTCGGCGACGTGCTGGGCCTGCGCGACTTCATCGCGTCGAGCGGCCTGTCCGCCACGGTGGAGGTGCGCGAGGTGCCGCAGGCCTCCGCCATGCCGACGCTGCTGCCGGAGATCCGGGCGTCCAAGCCCGATCTGGTGGTGACGGTCTTCACGCCGCTGACCCTGGGAACGGTCGGGCGCTACGACGATCCGGACCCGTCGCGCTTCCTGACCGACGTGCCGGTCGTCTTCACCTCGGTCACCGACCCGGTGGCCTCGCGCGTCGTGCGCGCGCTCGACCGTCCGGGGCGGGCGGTCACCGGCACCCGGCACATCGCGCCGGTCGCGGTGCAGATGAAGACGATGCTGTCCTACCGGCGCTGGAAGAAGATCGCCGCGGTCTACAACCCGGCCGAGGACAACATGGTCGTCGCCGTGCGCGACCTGAAGGAGGAGGCCGCCCGCCAGGGGGTGGAGATCCACGACGCCGCGCTGCCGCGCGACGCCGCCGGGGCGCCGCAGGCCGCCGCCATCCCCGACCTGATCGCCGACGCGGCGCGCGCCGGGGCGGAGCTGGTCTACATCGGGCCGGACACGCTGGTCGCCTCCAACAACAACGCGGTGGTGGCGGAGCAGGCGCTGGCCCACCGGCTGGCCACCTTCTGCTCGACCGAATTGCCGATCCGCCGGGCCAACCTGCTGATGGGCCTGGTCAGCCCGGCCGTCAACGTCGGGCGCTTCGCCGGGCTGAAGGCGGTGGAGATCCTGACCGGGGCCAAGCCCGCCGACACCATCCCGGTGGAGACGCTGAACCGCTTCTCCCTGCTGCTGCGCATCGGAGCGGCCAAGCAACTGGACCTGTACCCGCCGATGCGCCTGCTCAACATCGCCGAAATCGTCCAGGACGCCTGA